The following are encoded together in the Gemmatimonadaceae bacterium genome:
- a CDS encoding FAD-dependent oxidoreductase — MHPTDVANPRYYHKVVDCQWGCPAHTNVPEYIRLIAQGRYTDSYMLNRESNVFPGILGRTCDRPCEPACRRGRVDGKPVAICRLKRVAADLRDDIHDRLPAIPEQKNGKRVALVGAGPASLTVANDLMPLGYECVIYEKLTQAGGLMRFNIPAFRLPAHVLDDEVGNILDMGVDIRYGTPVESMKALLDERYDAVFVGSGAPRGKELDIPGRWDTGSVHIGIEWLGSVHFGHIEKIEPRVLIIGVGNTAMDCCRTSRRLGGTDIKVVARRSRRYFKASPWELEDAEEEGIEIIENHAPKRFVVEQGRLVGMEFERLQWTEENGRQTSTLLDTVIIPCDAVILAIGQDNAFPWIERDLGIDFDAKWDMPIVDRKTFQSTRAGVFFGGDAAWGPENIIWAVEHGHQAAISIHNHCQSVPVAERPADGMNLVSSKMGMHAWSYHNDYNPSPRAAMQHEELVKRFADVSVEVELGFTPEQTAREVQRCLNCDIETQFSAALCIECDACVDVCPVNCLTITPDGGTEADLRTRLSAPAVNLQQDLYVSAPLPQTSRLMVKDEDVCLHCGLCAERCPTAAWDMQRFDLITAYAGRSAS, encoded by the coding sequence ATGCACCCGACGGACGTCGCCAACCCGCGTTACTACCATAAAGTCGTCGACTGTCAGTGGGGCTGCCCCGCCCACACGAACGTACCCGAATACATCCGATTGATCGCGCAGGGCCGGTACACGGACTCGTACATGCTCAACCGCGAGTCGAACGTGTTTCCCGGCATCCTCGGTCGCACCTGCGACCGGCCCTGCGAACCCGCGTGCCGCCGCGGCCGCGTGGACGGCAAGCCGGTGGCCATCTGCCGCCTCAAACGCGTGGCCGCTGATCTCCGCGACGACATCCACGACCGTCTGCCGGCAATCCCCGAACAGAAGAACGGCAAGCGCGTGGCGCTCGTGGGTGCCGGTCCGGCGTCGCTCACCGTGGCCAACGATCTCATGCCGCTGGGCTACGAGTGCGTGATCTACGAGAAGCTCACGCAGGCCGGCGGGTTGATGCGTTTCAACATTCCGGCGTTCCGGCTGCCCGCCCACGTGCTCGACGACGAGGTGGGCAACATCCTGGACATGGGCGTGGACATCCGGTACGGCACGCCGGTCGAGAGCATGAAGGCGCTCCTCGACGAACGCTACGACGCCGTGTTCGTAGGCAGCGGCGCGCCCAGAGGCAAGGAACTGGACATCCCGGGACGCTGGGACACCGGCAGCGTGCACATCGGCATCGAGTGGCTGGGGTCCGTGCACTTCGGTCACATCGAGAAGATCGAACCCCGCGTGCTCATCATCGGCGTCGGCAACACGGCGATGGACTGTTGCCGCACGTCCCGGCGACTGGGCGGCACGGACATCAAGGTCGTGGCCCGCCGCTCCCGCCGTTATTTCAAAGCGTCGCCCTGGGAACTCGAGGATGCCGAAGAGGAAGGCATCGAGATCATCGAGAACCATGCCCCCAAGCGCTTCGTGGTCGAGCAGGGCCGGCTCGTGGGGATGGAGTTCGAGCGCCTGCAGTGGACCGAAGAGAACGGCCGTCAGACGAGCACGCTGCTCGACACCGTGATCATCCCCTGCGACGCCGTGATTCTCGCCATCGGCCAGGACAATGCGTTTCCCTGGATCGAACGCGACCTCGGCATCGACTTCGATGCCAAGTGGGACATGCCGATCGTGGACCGGAAGACCTTCCAGTCCACGCGCGCCGGCGTGTTCTTTGGCGGCGACGCGGCGTGGGGCCCCGAGAACATCATCTGGGCCGTGGAGCATGGCCACCAGGCGGCGATCTCGATCCACAACCACTGCCAGAGCGTGCCGGTTGCCGAGCGGCCGGCCGACGGCATGAACCTCGTCAGCTCCAAGATGGGGATGCACGCCTGGAGCTACCACAACGATTACAATCCGTCGCCGCGCGCCGCCATGCAGCACGAGGAGCTCGTGAAGCGCTTTGCCGACGTGTCGGTGGAGGTCGAGCTCGGGTTCACGCCGGAGCAGACGGCGCGCGAGGTGCAACGCTGTCTCAACTGCGACATCGAGACGCAGTTCTCCGCCGCGCTGTGCATCGAGTGCGACGCCTGCGTTGACGTGTGCCCCGTGAACTGTCTCACGATCACCCCCGACGGCGGCACCGAGGCGGATCTGCGCACCCGCCTCTCGGCGCCGGCCGTCAACCTGCAGCAGGACCTGTACGTCTCTGCCCCGCTGCCACAGACCAGCCGTCTCATGGTGAAGGACGAGGACGTGTGCCTGCACTGCGGCCTGTGCGCCGAACGCTGCCCCACGGCGGCCTGGGACATGCAGCGGTTCGACCTCATCACGGCGTACGCCGGCCGGAGCGCGTCATGA